From a region of the Sesamum indicum cultivar Zhongzhi No. 13 linkage group LG3, S_indicum_v1.0, whole genome shotgun sequence genome:
- the LOC105157928 gene encoding 7-dehydrocholesterol reductase, with amino-acid sequence MGSESKMVHSPMVTYASMLSLLALCPPFVILLWYTMVHAEGSVLQTWDYLRQHGLQGFISIWPIPTATAWKIIACYAAFEAALQLLLPGKRVEGPISPAGNKPVYKANGVLAYAVTMVTYVGLWWFGIFNPSIVYDHLGEIFSALIFGSLAFCVLLYIKGQIAPSSTDSGSSGNIIIDFYWGMELYPRIGKDFDIKVFTNCRFGMMSWAVLAVTYCIKQYETYGRVADSMLVNTILMLVYVTKFFWWEAGYWNTMDIAHDRAGFYICWGCLVWVPSVYTSPGIYLVNHPVTLGVQLALYILVAGILCVYINYDCDRQRQEFRRTNGKCLVWGKAPSKIVASYTTTTGETKTSLLLTSGWWGLARHFHYVPEILGAFFWTLPALFNHFLPYFYVVFLTILLFDRAKRDDDRCKSKYGKYWKLYCDKVPYRIVPRIY; translated from the exons atGGGATCCGAGTCGAAGATGGTGCACTCACCCATGGTCACCTACGCCTCTATGCTGTCCCTCCTCGCTCTCTGCCCTCCCTTTGTTATTCTCCT ATGGTATACTATGGTACATGCCGAGGGGTCTGTATTGCAAACATGGGACTACCTGAGGCAGCATGGACTGCAGGGATTCATCAGTATTTGGCCAATACCCACTGCCACTGCATGGAAGATCATTGCTTGTTATGCAGCATTTGAGGCTGCACTTCAGCTCTTGCTCCCCGGGAAAAGGGTTGAGGGGCCGATATCTCCTGCTGGAAATAAGCCCGTCTACAAG GCTAATGGCGTTTTAGCATATGCAGTAACAATGGTTACATATGTTGGCCTCTGGTG GTTTGGAATTTTCAACCCCTCAATAGTTTATGACCACCTGGGGGAGATATTTTCAGCACTTATATTTGGGAGCCTTgcattttgtgttttattgTACATCAAA GGTCAAATTGCACCATCTTCAACTGATTCTGGCTCATCCGGAAATATAATCATTGACTTCTACTGG GGAATGGAGTTGTATCCTCGTATTGGCAAGGACTTTGATATCAAAGTTTTTACAAACTGCAGATTTGGGATGATGTCATGGGCTGTTCTTGCTGTGACCTATTGCATAAAGCAG TATGAAACATATGGGAGGGTAGCTGATTCGATGCTGGTTAACACTATATTAATGTTGGTGTATGTCACAAAATTCTTTTGGTGGGAAGCTGGATATTGGAACACAATGGATATTGCTCATGATAGAG CTGGCTTTTACATATGTTGGGGATGCTTGGTCTGGGTCCCATCGGTGTATACTTCTCCTGGCATATACCTCGTCAATCACCCAGTGACTCTTGGAGTTCAG CTGGCTCTGTATATTCTTGTTGCCGGCATTCTCTGCGTATATATAAACTATGACTGTGACAGACAAAGGCAAGAATTTCGCAGGACAAATGGCAAATGTTTGGTTTGGGGGAAAGCACCATCCAAG attGTTGCATCATACACAACAACTACGGGCGAGACGAAAACTAGCCTTTTGCTGACATCAGGATG GTGGGGTTTAGCCCGTCACTTCCATTATGTGCCTGAGATACTAGGGGCCTTCTTCTGGACCCTACCAGCTCTGTTTAACCAT TTTCTACCTTACTTCTATGTGGTGTTCCTTACAATTCTTCTATTTGATCGAGCTAAAAGAGATGATGATCGTTGCAAATCAAA GTATGGCAAGTACTGGAAATTATATTGCGACAAGGTTCCTTACAGGATTGTACCGAGAATTTACTGA
- the LOC105157927 gene encoding trihelix transcription factor ASIL2: MEDDDEIQSHPSPTPNGRITVTVAAAPPPSSNCLTLALPIQHHKTPGSGGGREDCWSEGATAVLIDAWGERYLELSRGNLKQKHWKDVADIVSSREDYTKTPKTDIQCKNRIDTVKKKYKIEKAKIASGGAPSKWRFFDKLDELIGPTAKINSSTPSPADPNNAYHRLPMGIPVGVRSSTVPQDRFQQKPNRKRPLVDSDDESEPENSLESSDGLPPESYRRPRIQRQTPILNNATAARHGMINKKSEGGNGSSNKESNWGNSMRELTRAILKFGEAYEHAETAKLQQLVEMEKQRMKFAKELELQRMQYFMKTQLELSQLKSRRPGNNNNHHGINNNNDANNNNNSDSSN, encoded by the coding sequence ATGGAAGACGATGATGAAATCCAGTCCCACCCTTCCCCTACTCCCAATGGCAGGATCACCGTCACCGTCGCCGCCGCCCCACCTCCTTCTTCCAACTGCCTTACCTTAGCTCTCCCCATTCAGCACCACAAAACCCCCGGCTCCGGCGGTGGCCGTGAGGATTGCTGGAGCGAGGGCGCCACTGCTGTTCTCATCGACGCTTGGGGTGAAAGGTACTTGGAGCTCAGCCGCGGTAATCTCAAGCAGAAACACTGGAAAGATGTAGCTGACATTGTTAGCAGCCGAGAGGATTATACTAAAACCCCCAAAACTGATATCCAGTGCAAGAATCGGATTGATACTGTTAAGAAGAAGTACAAGATTGAGAAGGCCAAGATCGCCTCAGGTGGTGCTCCCAGTAAGTGGCGCTTTTTTGACAAGCTCGATGAATTGATCGGCCCCACCGCTAAAATTAACTCCTCCACTCCCTCCCCCGCCGATCCTAATAATGCCTACCACAGGCTCCCTATGGGGATTCCTGTTGGGGTTAGATCGTCTACTGTACCCCAGGACAGGTTTCAGCAGAAGCCAAATCGAAAAAGGCCTCTTGTCGATTCAGATGATGAGTCTGAACCGGAAAATTCGTTGGAATCTTCTGATGGTTTGCCTCCTGAGAGTTATAGGAGACCGAGGATCCAGAGGCAAACCCCAATCTTGAATAATGCTACTGCTGCTAGGCATGGTATGATAAATAAGAAAAGTGAGGGAGGAAATGGAAGCAGCAACAAGGAGAGTAACTGGGGGAATTCTATGAGGGAGCTGACTCGGGCCATTCTGAAATTTGGAGAGGCCTATGAGCATGCGGAGACTGCAAAGCTGCAGCAGTTGGTCGAGATGGAGAAGCAGAGGATGAAGTTTGCCAAGGAGCTGGAGTTGCAGAGGATGCAGTACTTCATGAAGACACAGCTGGAGCTTTCGCAGCTAAAGAGTAGGAGGCCTGGGAACAACAATAACCACCATGGGATTAACAATAACAATGATgccaataataataacaatagcGATAGTAGTAATTGA
- the LOC105157926 gene encoding protein FAM32A-like has translation MSAYDNVVGGKLKLKGKALDVKAGGMKKKKKQKKQITQAVESESAEVVTDLNKEEAADANKPIGDGSSTHWDDQLTPAERRYMEQREKIDSHKLAKTSNKSHRDRIQDFNQYLANMSEHYDIPKVGPG, from the exons ATGTCTGCATATGATAACGTTGTCGGTGGGAAGCTGAAGCTTAAGGGCAAGGCTCTGGATGTTAAGGCTGGAGggatgaagaaaaagaagaagcaaAAGAAGCAAATCACTCAGGCTGTAGAAA GTGAGAGTGCAGAGGTGGTAACGGATTTGAACAAGGAAGAGGCTGCTGATGCTAACAAACCCATTGGAGATGGGAGCTCCACCCATTGGGATGATCAGCTAACCCCAGCTGAGAGACGCTACATGgaacaaagagagaaaattgaCTCTCATAAGCTGGCAAAGACCTCTAATAAATCGCACCGTGACCGTATTCAGGATTTCAATCAGTATCTTGCAAATATGAGTGAGCATTATGACATTCCTAAAGTTGGCCCAGGCTAA
- the LOC105157931 gene encoding V-type proton ATPase catalytic subunit A codes for MPSVYGGPLTTFEDAEKESEYGYVRKVSGPVVVADGMAGAAMYELVRVGHDNLIGEIIRLEGDSATIQVYEETAGLMVNDPVLRTHKPLSVELGPGILGNIFDGIQRPLKTIAIKSGDVYIPRGVSVPALDKDTLWEFQPKKIGEGDLLTGGDLYATVFENSLMQHHVALPPDAMGKVTYVAPAGQYSLKDTVLELEFQGVKKQFTMLQNWPVRTPRPVASKLAADTPLLTGQRVLDALFPSVLGGTCAIPGAFGCGKTVISQALSKYSNSDTVVYVGCGERGNEMAEVLMDFPQLTMTLPDGREESVMKRTTLVANTSNMPVAAREASIYTGITIAEYFRDMGYNVSMMADSTSRWAEALREISGRLAEMPADSGYPAYLAARLASFYERAGKVKCLGGPERTGSVTIVGAVSPPGGDFSDPVTSATLSIVQVFWGLDKKLAQRKHFPSVNWLISYSKYSGALESFYEKFDPDFIDIRTKAREVLQREDDLNEIVQLVGKDALAETDKITLETAKLLREDYLAQNAFTPYDKYCPFYKSVWMMRNIIHFYNLANQAVERGAGMDGQKITYTLIKHRLGDLFYRLVSQKFEDPAEGENALVAKFKKLYDDLTAGFRNLEDETR; via the exons ATGCCATCTGTGTACGGAGGTCCATTGACAACCTTCGAGGATGCCGAAAAGGAGAGCGAGTATGGATACGTTCGCAAG GTGTCCGGACCAGTGGTTGTTGCTGATGGAATGGCTGGAGCTGCTATGTATGAGTTAGTTCGTGTTGGACACGACAACCTTATTGGGGAAATTATTAGGTTGGAAGGAGATTCTGCCACTATTCAGG TGTATGAGGAAACTGCTGGGCTGATGGTGAATGATCCTGTTCTTCGAACACACAAG CCTTTATCAGTTGAATTGGGTCCTGGAATATTGGgaaatatatttgatggtaTTCAG AGGCCTCTGAAAACAATTGCAATAAAATCTGGTGATGTATACATTCCTCGTGGTGTATCTGTCCCGGCACTTGACAAAGATACTCTCTGGGAGTTTCAGCCAAAGAAAATAG GAGAGGGAGATCTTTTGACAGGTGGTGACTTGTATGCG ACTGTTTTTGAGAACAGTTTAATGCAACATCATGTTGCACTTCCTCCTGATGCTATGGGTAAGGTAACTTATGTTGCCCCCGCAGGCCAATACTCGTTGAAG GACACTGTCCTTGAGCTTGAGTTTCAAGGTGTCAAAAAACAATTTACCATGCTCCAG AATTGGCCCGTGCGTACACCTAGGCCTGTTGCTTCAAAGCTTGCTGCTGATACTCCTCTTTTGACCGGACAG CGTGTACTTGATGCTCTATTCCCCTCCGTGCTTGGTGGTACTTGTGCCATTCCTGGTGCATTTGGTTGTGGGAAAACAGTCATTAGTCAGGCGCTCTCCAAG TATTCCAACTCCGACACTGTTGTTTATGTTGGTTGTGGAGAAAGAGGAAATGAAATGGCAGAG GTGCTTATGGATTTCCCTCAATTGACAATGACGCTGCCTGACGGCCGGGAGGAGTCTGTCATGAAGCGTACTACACTTGTTGCTAACACCTCAAATATGCCAGTGGCTGCTAGAGAGGCTTCAATTTACACGG GAATTACGATAGCTGAATATTTCAGAGATATGGGCTACAATGTCAGTATGATGGCAGATTCAACGTCTCGTTGGGCAGAGGCATTGCGTGAAATTTCTGGTCGATTG GCTGAGATGCCTGCAGACAGTGGATACCCTGCTTATTTGGCAGCACGTTTGGCATCCTTCTATGAGCGTGCTGGGAAAGTTAAATGTCTCGGTGGACCGGAAAGAACTGGGAGTGTCACCATTGTTGGTGCAGTTTCTCCACCTGGAGGAGATTTCTCTGATCCTGTTACATCTGCTACACTCAGCATTGTTCAG GTTTTCTGGGGTCTGGACAAAAAACTGGCTCAGAGGAAACATTTTCCTTCCGTGAACTGGCTCATTTCTTACTCGAAGTATTCAGGG GCACTGGAATCCTTCTACGAGAAGTTTGATCCAGATTTTATCGACATCAGGACAAAAGCTCGTGAAGTGCTGCAGAGGGAAGatgatttgaatgaaattgtgcag CTAGTCGGAAAAGATGCTCTGGCCGAAACAGATAAAATTACTCTGGAAACTGCGAAGCTCTTGAGGGAGGACTATCTTGCTCAGAATGCTTTTACTCC GTATGATAAATATTGCCCATTCTACAAGTCTGTTTGGATGATGCGCAACATTATTCATTTCTACAATTTGGCTAACCAG GCGGTGGAGCGAGGAGCTGGTATGGATGGTCAGAAGATAACCTACACCCTTATCAAGCATCGTCTGGGAGATTTGTTTTACCGTTTAGT TTCCCAGAAATTCGAGGATCCAGCAGAAGGAGAGAATGCACTGGTTGCTAAATTTAAGAAACTTTATGATGATTTGACTGCTGGTTTCCGCAATCTTGAGGACGAAACTCGATGA
- the LOC105157932 gene encoding V-type proton ATPase catalytic subunit A: MPSVYGGPLTTFEDAEKESEYGYVRKVSGPVVVADGMAGAAMYELVRVGHDNLIGEIIRLEGDSATIQVYEETAGLMVNDPVLRTHKPLSVELGPGILGNIFDGIQRPLKTIAIKSGDVYIPRGVSVPALDKDTLWEFQPKKIGEGDLLTGGDLYATVFENSLMQHHVALPPDAMGKVTYVAPAGQYSLKDTVLELEFQGVKKQFTMLQNWPVRTPRPVASKLAADTPLLTGQRVLDALFPSVLGGTCAIPGAFGCGKTVISQALSKYSNSDTVVYVGCGERGNEMAEVLMDFPQLTMTLPDGREESVMKRTTLVANTSNMPVAAREASIYTGITIAEYFRDMGYNVSMMADSTSRWAEALREISGRLAEMPADSGYPAYLAARLASFYERAGKVKCLGGPERTGSVTIVGAVSPPGGDFSDPVTSATLSIVQVFWGLDKKLAQRKHFPSVNWLISYSKYSGALESFYEKFDPDFIDIRTKAREVLQREDDLNEIVQLVGKDALAETDKITLETAKLLREDYLAQNAFTPYDKYCPFYKSVWMMRNIIHFYNLANQAVERGAGMDGQKITYTLIKHRLGDLFYRLVSQKFEDPAEGENALVAKFKKLYDDLTAGFRNLEDETR, from the exons ATGCCATCTGTGTACGGAGGTCCATTGACAACCTTCGAGGATGCCGAAAAGGAGAGCGAGTATGGATACGTTCGCAAG GTGTCCGGACCAGTGGTTGTTGCTGATGGAATGGCGGGAGCTGCTATGTATGAATTAGTTCGTGTTGGACACGACAACCTTATTGGGGAAATTATTAGGTTGGAAGGAGATTCTGCCACTATTCAGG TGTATGAGGAAACTGCTGGGCTGATGGTGAATGATCCTGTTCTTCGAACACACAAG CCTTTATCAGTTGAATTGGGTCCTGGAATATTGGgaaatatatttgatggtattcag AGGCCTCTAAAAACAATTGCAATAAAATCTGGTGATGTATACATTCCTCGTGGTGTATCTGTCCCGGCACTTGACAAAGATACTCTCTGGGAGTTTCAGCCAAAGAAAATAG GAGAGGGAGATCTTTTGACAGGTGGTGACTTGTATGCG ACTGTTTTTGAGAACAGTTTAATGCAACATCATGTCGCACTTCCTCCTGATGCCATGGGTAAGGTAACCTATGTTGCCCCCGCAGGCCAATACTCGTTGAAG GACACTGTCCTTGAGCTTGAGTTTCAAGGTGTCAAAAAACAATTTACCATGCTCCAG AATTGGCCCGTGCGTACACCTAGGCCTGTTGCTTCAAAGCTTGCTGCTGATACTCCTCTTTTGACTGGACAG CGTGTACTTGATGCTCTATTCCCCTCTGTGCTTGGTGGTACTTGTGCCATTCCTGGTGCATTTGGTTGTGGTAAAACAGTCATTAGTCAGGCGCTCTCCAAG TATTCCAACTCCGACACTGTTGTTTATGTTGGTTGTGGAGAAAGAGGAAATGAAATGGCAGAG GTGCTTATGGATTTCCCTCAATTGACAATGACGCTGCCTGATGGCCGGGAGGAGTCTGTCATGAAGCGTACTACACTTGTAGCTAACACCTCAAATATGCCAGTGGCTGCTAGAGAGGCTTCAATTTACACGG GAATTACGATAGCTGAATATTTCAGAGATATGGGCTACAATGTCAGTATGATGGCAGATTCAACGTCTCGTTGGGCAGAGGCATTGCGTGAAATTTCTGGTCGATTG GCTGAGATGCCTGCAGACAGTGGATACCCTGCTTATTTGGCAGCACGTTTGGCATCCTTCTATGAGCGTGCTGGGAAAGTTAAATGTCTCGGTGGACCGGAAAGAACTGGGAGTGTCACCATTGTTGGTGCAGTTTCTCCTCCTGGAGGAGATTTCTCTGATCCTGTTACATCTGCTACACTCAGCATTGTTCAG GTTTTCTGGGGTCTGGACAAAAAACTGGCTCAGAGGAAACATTTTCCTTCTGTGAACTGGCTCATTTCTTACTCGAAGTATTCAGGG GCACTGGAATCCTTTTACGAGAAGTTTGATCCAGATTTTATCGACATCAGGACAAAAGCTCGTGAAGTGCTGCAGAGGGAAGatgatttgaatgaaattgtgcag CTAGTCGGAAAAGATGCTCTGGCCGAAACAGATAAAATTACTCTGGAAACTGCGAAGCTCTTGAGGGAGGACTATCTTGCTCAGAATGCTTTTACTCC GTATGATAAATATTGCCCATTCTACAAGTCTGTTTGGATGATGCGCAACATTATTCATTTCTACAATTTGGCTAACCAG GCGGTGGAGCGAGGAGCTGGTATGGATGGACAGAAGATAACCTACACCCTTATCAAGCATCGTCTGGGAGATTTGTTTTACCGTTTAGT TTCCCAGAAATTCGAGGATCCAGCAGAAGGAGAGAATGCACTGGTTGCTAAATTTAAGAAACTTTATGATGATTTGACTGCTGGTTTCCGCAACCTTGAGGACGAAACTCGATGA
- the LOC105157933 gene encoding uncharacterized protein LOC105157933, with amino-acid sequence MKMNLAPVIPSTVISVPLKFSTPLSSRFLPTIPKPLRTSTRFQISNSKIIPARDRVIDLGKYKGKMLGSLPSNYLKWVSKNLRAGDTEEWAKLADEVLRDPVYGDRMEWELAEKILNGNGASPNLRGRGRGNAVSELVELSERFGWDNEDKEGWRKIDFGLLGTSKGGRIPRVGACVEVGSVKKKEKKMVVEGERRRERRERMRERRMVGGRVEERNINGEGEGEERADGGSGSPFPGREALLRKVVNRRL; translated from the coding sequence ATGAAAATGAATCTCGCGCCCGTCATCCCTTCCACCGTCATATCCGTTCCACTCAAATTCTCAACACCTCTTTCTTCACGCTTCCTCCCCACAATTCCGAAACCGTTGAGAACCAGTACCCGTTTTCAGATatcaaattccaaaataattCCGGCACGGGATAGAGTCATAGACTTGGGGAAATACAAAGGAAAGATGCTGGGAAGCCTTCCATCGAACTACCTCAAGTGGGTGTCGAAGAATCTGAGAGCGGGCGACACGGAAGAGTGGGCGAAGCTTGCGGATGAAGTGCTGAGGGACCCGGTTTACGGAGACCGAATGGAGTGGGAGTTGGCGGAGAAGATCCTAAATGGAAACGGGGCGAGCCCTAATTtgagggggagggggagggggaaCGCGGTGTCTGAGTTGGTGGAATTGAGCGAGAGATTTGGGTGGGACAATGAAGATAAGGAAGGGTGGAGGAAGATTGATTTTGGGTTGCTGGGGACGTCAAAGGGTGGGAGAATTCCCCGAGTGGGAGCGTGTGTTGAGGTTGGGAGtgtgaagaagaaggaaaagaaaatggtagtggagggagagagaagaagggagaggagagagaggaTGAGGGAGCGGAGAATGGTAGGAGGAAGAGTGGAAGAGAGAAATATTAATGGTGAAGGTGAAGGTGAGGAGAGGGCAGACGGGGGGAGTGGGAGTCCATTTCCGGGAAGGGAAGCGCTTCTGAGAAAGGTTGTTAATCGAAGATTGTAG